In Pectinophora gossypiella chromosome 5, ilPecGoss1.1, whole genome shotgun sequence, a genomic segment contains:
- the LOC126367168 gene encoding uncharacterized protein LOC126367168 — translation MTSLRVFVLSKSHVLRFVEKLFFVSNYRRTIMGKRKRSASRDSDYDGILRKMRRLERKIKKRQRQRSLSVSSEDSRPDYTGGGHLEETLYDEVITIDNNECSPTQLETTEPADTDDPSEPAAPAASADVQDDATEAPLEPEVLQLLGEDLVNQKSFGDNLHKDIAPRWTHILVNGLSKDNQSELLKRYLPPENCPNLRAPKLNLEIKAALPDINVKKDLYNQGKQNQLASSLAAIGQVLNWALASKSTVPQDIIKTLSDAGRLICDSHYRESQARRYAALNILNKNIRDTVKNTKIDEHLFGSDLSEHIKSSKAITRTGSELKQAPRTPYKAPPAPQVQRGALNSRGASRAAAAEPRTNPAARRPPRDRRQDSARGRRPNTAHTRQQARGRQ, via the exons ATGACCTCATTACGTGTTTTTGTGTTATCCAAGTCACACGTTCTACGTTTTGTTGAGAAATTATTTTTCGTTAGCAATTACCGACGTACAATAATGGGAAAAAGGAAGCGATCGGCATCGAGGGATAGTGATTATGATGGCATTTTGCGAAAAATGAGGAGGTTGGAGCGTAAAATTAAGAAAAGACAAAGACAACGGTCATTATCTGTGTCGTCGGAAGATTCACGGCCAGATTATACAG GTGGAGGCCATCTAGAAGAAACCCTCTATGACGAGGTTATTACTATTGACAATAACGAGTGCTCGCCTACTCAGCTCGAGACAACTGAGCCAGCCGACACCGATGATCCAAGCGAaccggcggcgccggcggcgagcGCAGATGTACAGGATGATGCTACAGAGGCGCCGTTAGAACCTGAAGTTCTACAACTCCTTGGTGAAGACCTTGTGAATCAAAAAAGTTTCGGAGATAATTTGCATAAGGACATTGCTCCTAGATGGACGCATATTCTTGTTAATGGCCTGTCTAAAGATAACCAATCCGAACTGTTGAAACGTTACTTACCACCAGAGAATTGTCCAAATCTAAGAGCACCAAAACTCAATTTAGAAATAAAAGCGGCTCTTCCGgacataaatgtaaaaaaagattTGTACAACCAAGGTAAACAAAACCAACTAGCTAGTAGTCTCGCTGCAATTGGACAAGTCTTAAATTGGGCCCTTGCATCTAAAAGTACGGTTCCTCAGGATATAATAAAGACTTTGAGTGACGCTGGAAGACTTATTTGCGACAGTCATTACAGAGAATCACAAGCTCGCAGGTACGCTGCGCTAAATATTCTCAATAAAAATATCAGAGATACGGTGAAAAATACTAAGATAGATGAACATCTTTTTGGATCTGATTTGTCAGAACATATCAAATCATCGAAAGCCATTACCAGGACTGGATCGGAATTGAAACAGGCGCCACGAACTCCATACAAGGCGCCTCCAGCTCCACAAGTGCAGAGGGGAGCTTTAAACTCGAGGGGGGCGTCGCGTGCAGCAGCGGCAGAGCCGCGGACGAACCCCGCAGCACGCCGGCCGCCGCGGGATCGCCGCCAGGACTCGGCGCGGGGTCGCCGCCCCAACACCGCACACACGCGCCAGCAGGCGAGGGGACGCCAGTAG